CATCCATTTGATCCAACTGAGCTCTCGTATAATGCAGTGTGCTTTCACAGGGTCATCCATTTGATCCAACTGAGCTCTCGTATAATGCCATCCATCTAAGCTCACGCATACAGCTGATATAGCTTTTTCACAGCTCGCGGCCGATCGAGTGGCTAGTATATCGTTTATCCGATTGATAAGTGGATAAGCTATCGTCGATTTTCCACATCCTGCCGGTCTACGTATATGTCAATACGAGTCCATGAACACCGAGATGTGTGCTACATACCCAGCTACTCCTATCAATAATCGATTCTCGGCATTTTGGCTACGATGCCCACAAGAGCAGTCAGAACGTGAGTGCGCTCCCACTATACATTGCAAAAGCAGGAGATTGACCCACCTGAAGTAAGTCTCCACGACATCTTCTGCCAGTCGCTGAATTTCCGATGACATGACTCGTTTTGCTTATGATCAAGACCCTGTGTGAAGTTACGAGTACacccttctttcatcctgTATTTAATTTAATAATGTACCTTTTATCGGAGAGTTACTTTTGTTTACACGATTAGACCGAGGCATCTTTCCGGGGAAATCAGCCGGAATGGTCTGATCCGACAGCCTGAACTTTTGCGTCATTCTCATCGGAACTGACTTTTAGCCCTGTTTTACCGTTGGTCCGATCACCCAAACATCCGGAAGGACCACTCCGATCCgagaggtgatgaagaaactGCTTTAGTGGGTAGGATTGTTGCATAGCCTGTGAATAAGTTTTGACATATGATCAACCGCCAGACTATTTTAACTGGAATTAAACCGTCAATTTTAACCTCGACATACTCACTATCAAAAACAATTTTTTCGCTCCATACAAATGTCTGCCAGAGCTCTTTTCGAATCTATTAGTCAAGGTGGTTTTGAGCTGCCCAAACTTTTCAACGTAGAAGGCTGGGTTGCTGTTGGTGAGTGGTTTATTGACCATGTTCTTGATGATACAGTTGAAACTTCATGCTGACTCGTGCCGTAGTCACTGGCGGCGGAACCGGTTTAGGACTCGTCACAGCCACCGCTTTAGCTGAGAACGGGGCTAAAGTATACATcacaggaagaagggaagaacCTCTCAAAGCCGCCGCTGAAAGTTATGCCAAATCGGGGAACCAGGGAAGAGGGACCATCGTTGCTGTTCAAGCTGATGTCAGTACTAAAGAGGGTATCCAAAGTGAGTAGAGACAAATAATATCACATGGTTCTGAAGGGGATGAACTGACGAAAAGATCTTCTTTAGAATTCGTTGAAGAGATTAAGTCAAAGGAGAAGTGGGTCAATGTTCTGATAAACAGTGAGTTTGCACTTGCATCTTTTGAGATGCTTCAGTCTGAATTGACACATACTTTTGTGCCTGTCAGACCACGGAGTCTCCCTCGGATGTGCCAATATCGACGATTGCGAACAAACCCCCGAAGGACTCTCAAAGCAGAtgtttgaaggagaaacCTTCGAGTGCTGGTATGTTTCAAATACCTTAATCCGTGTCTTTCCATCCCTGTAGATTTAACCTGATACTGATGCTCTCATGCTCTATTTAGGCTCAACACTTACAAAATCAACACTGCTTCATACCATTTCACAACATtcgctttccttcctctactCGCTGCGGCCAAAACAGTGGGTGGGTCCCCCGAACCTGGAAACATCGTCAACTTGTCCTCAATGTCTGGTATCACCAAAACTTCTCAGAGGGGTCAGTTCAACTATAATGCTGGAAAGTGAGTAAGAAGGTCGTTCGATTTGGCCTGGACCTTTCGTACTAAGTTTTTTTGGGTGTTATTATAGAGCTGCTACTATCTCCCTTTCTAAACAGCAAGCTGCTGAATTTGCTCGACGAGGTTTAGGTATCCGAGTGGTAAGCTGCTATAACGATTCTTCGAGGAATCGTAAAGCTAATTCTGTTACCTAGAACTGCATCTGCCCAGGATACTTCCCATCTGTAAgtccattttttttctgtCAGTTCAACTACTTATCAGCTAATTCCTTTTATCCGCGATTTCATAATAGGGAATGACTATAATTCCACCAGAGAACAACACCGGCTCAGACGCTCATTTCAAAGAGTTCAGAAACCAGTGGGGTATCCCACTTGGAAGACCTGGAAATGCTATTGATTACGCTCAGTGTATCTTTGGTGTTGTCACTGTGAGTTGAGGTTGGATGACGTGTGAGTGTGTTTGTAGCTGACAGATTACCAATCCACAGAATCAATATGTCACCGGAGCTGAGATTGTCATTGATGGTGGATGGTTATTGGAAGAGGGTAAGTGATTTTTTCGCAAGATTATTTACACAGTTTAGCTTAATCATTGCTTACTCTTTGCTTTCCTTCTAGCTTTCTAAACTGCTCAGATTCCTTGCACAATTTCCATAGTAATATTGTTATGAGAATTGCATACATGCACTACATATACATAATATCGCATAAGTCATGGTATACATACATATCCTGCATGAGACTCTGAATCACTCAAAACTGCCAACCATTCTGCGTGTTATCATCAACGGACCATCCCAAGTTAGATGTACTAGTATCGTTATCCCAAAGCTCCATCCTAACACATCAAGCCGTCAGCGTGTCTGCTTCGTCATTCTGACGAACGATCATTTCACCTACCAATATCGTTCAAAATCCAGGATATCTGCACTCCCTTGATCCGTAACAGGATTTGGCATGATCCCTAAGTTCGATTGAGAGCTTGATGAGGTATCTCCCACTGCACGGATCAGTGCATCAATCACTTCCAGTGGAGGAAGTTTCCCGACAACACTCTCGAGCACTGACGCATAGGCCAAAGCAAGCTGACGAGGTGATATCAGTGAACGGACGAAGTGGTGGTAGTTTCAGATAATGATTTACTTACCCTCTTCATTGATTGTATCTGCCTAAACCAAAGCGCTGTAGAGGTAAGTACGGATCTCCACTGTGTGGCATTGGTATGATGCGGCTCCCACACAATTGATAGTAATAGCGTCAAGGAAGCTTGAAAAGCAAAGTACAGAGTGTACCATTCAGTTCCTCTTTGATGATTTGGCTGGGTAGAAACGAAATTGCCGATATCTTCGAGGTTTTCCAGAGCCAGCATTCGACATGCTCTAAGCTTTTGGTTATTTACGAATCTTTGTGGAGAATGAATATATACACTCACTCGATAGCTTCCCTCACACCAGGCAGCAGTATCTTCCTATGACTGGTATCCCAAGCAGCGGCCAACAAGATTGGTCTATGAAGAACCGCTCTGAAATCCTTTGTGCGCCATATCTGAATCCTCCTAGCCAGGTGGTAAGGACCATAAGGACCATTCTGTTCGACCTGTAAGATATTCGACCGGGCCTGCAGAACTGAAACCACTCTCTCATCGTACCTTTTGACTTGTTCAACAGTCGGGGCAGGGTGAGACTGTAAGATCCTATCATGAATACCACAAGTGACTTTCGCAAGTTTCGCTTGGACGATCAAAGCTGTATAAAGCGTTGGACTGTCACAAGATTTCGGTTGTACAGTGGTCGATACGGTCAAATACTCGTCATCCACATTAAGAGGTAATGGTATCGCTGCCAGTTGAAACGGTCCAACTGAATGTGGTCTACCGAAAGTCACCGCACAACCAGCTTCCAAAGCTACCAGAGACCACCACACCCTGattctcatctctttctccagGGCAGAGCATTTCTTCCCTGCTGCGGGCGTATGCAGTCCTAAGGCAGTAGCCATACGTATCGCCATACCCAAACACAAATACCCAGCGTTAGGACGGTTATTACGTTGCAAATAATTCGCCATGATCGCTAGACCCTGAACAAGAGGTAAAGTTCCACCTTCCAGAATTTCTCTATCCATAGATTGCCGGGCTGTCTCATAGTACTCAtgtccatcatcatcttcttcggaTTGAGCTAGATCTAAAGCACCCATGGCGAAGATCATATACATCAATACGTCTGAACCGGGTTTGACGATTGGAACAGCACCACTGATTTGCGCCCGGATGGTTGGCTCGTGAACAAGAGGAGTGAGGGGATCTACATAAACATCAATAGCATCAGCGCGACGATGAACTCACTTACAGTCACTGCACTCACGAAAGTATCGGAAGTAACTTTCCACCAAAGATTTTGTTTTTACAGCAGAAGGCAGAGCAACTTGTTGTTCTGCCGGATTTGGGTTCAATTCCTGCAACGCATTCGAACAACCGCCCATCACCAACGAACCAGAAGTTATGAACGCGCCATTTGGCGACAGCTCCGCCACAGCTTGCGGAGACAGCCTTCTAATGGCGTTCAAGAATGTTGCCCCTGACGATAGACCGAGATAACTAGCGCCTTTACCTGAAGAAGTCAAACTTGCCATCCCAGCGTCTGCTTGCAAGTTTGCTTGACCAGGGACCTGTTTTGCTGCTTCTTTCCATTCGTAACTACCGTCGACTTCATCTGAGGTCGACTGAGGCGGCCCTGACTCAGGTTCAATGGATGGCACTCGAGTAGGAGGTAAAGATATCAACGCAGTCGGGGAAGAAAGGCGTATCGCTGAAGTGCGAGGTTCCGTTCTGTTAAAGCTGAAGTCGGGAGATGGGGGAGCAATGGTGGTGGGTAGTCTATAGGAATGATTGACGTGAGACTATGGTCCTATCAGCTGTTATGCCTCGACTGTCCTTGTCAGAGCCCGTGACCCACCTGACTTTTTGGTAGTCGTAACATCCTCGCTTTGTCAATGGCCAACGACATTCCGTATTCCACAGCATCATCATACGCCTGCTGTATCGGGTATTCTTCCAACACAGCGTTCCAGATCCTCTCGTATGCTGAGATGCTAT
The Cryptococcus neoformans var. neoformans B-3501A chromosome 13, whole genome shotgun sequence DNA segment above includes these coding regions:
- a CDS encoding hypothetical protein (Similar to gi|40741165|gb|EAA60355.1| hypothetical protein AN4785.2 [Aspergillus nidulans FGSC A4], FASTA scores: opt: 712, E(): 1.1e-35, (30.382% identity (60.764% similar) in 576 aa overlap (50-612:83-618)); HMMPfam hit to Fungal_trans, Fungal specific transcription factor domain, score: 79.9, E(): 6.6e-21) yields the protein MSLAIDKARMLRLPKSQSHVNHSYRLPTTIAPPSPDFSFNRTEPRTSAIRLSSPTALISLPPTRVPSIEPESGPPQSTSDEVDGSYEWKEAAKQVPGQANLQADAGMASLTSSGKGASYLGLSSGATFLNAIRRLSPQAVAELSPNGAFITSGSLVMGGCSNALQELNPNPAEQQVALPSAVKTKSLVESYFRYFHPLTPLVHEPTIRAQISGAVPIVKPGSDVLMYMIFAMGALDLAQSEEDDDGHEYYETARQSMDREILEGGTLPLVQGLAIMANYLQRNNRPNAGYLCLGMAIRMATALGLHTPAAGKKCSALEKEMRIRVWWSLVALEAGCAVTFGRPHSVGPFQLAAIPLPLNVDDEYLTVSTTVQPKSCDSPTLYTALIVQAKLAKVTCGIHDRILQSHPAPTVEQVKRYDERVVSVLQARSNILQVEQNGPYGPYHLARRIQIWRTKDFRAVLHRPILLAAAWDTSHRKILLPGVREAIEACRMLALENLEDIGNFVSTQPNHQRGTEWYTLYFAFQASLTLLLSIVWEPHHTNATQWRSVLTSTALWFRQIQSMKRLALAYASVLESVVGKLPPLEVIDALIRAVGDTSSSSQSNLGIMPNPVTDQGSADILDFERYWMELWDNDTSTSNLGWSVDDNTQNGWQF
- a CDS encoding hypothetical protein (Match to ESTs gb|CF194777.1|CF194777, gb|CF192409.1|CF192409, gb|CF189649.1|CF189649; Similar to gi|40739468|gb|EAA58658.1| hypothetical protein AN6274.2 [Aspergillus nidulans FGSC A4], FASTA scores: opt: 756, E(): 2e-41, (46.780% identity (71.864% similar) in 295 aa overlap (11-303:6-291)); HMMPfam hit to adh_short, short chain dehydrogenase, score: 124.8, E(): 2e-34), whose product is MSARALFESISQGGFELPKLFNVEGWVAVVTGGGTGLGLVTATALAENGAKVYITGRREEPLKAAAESYAKSGNQGRGTIVAVQADVSTKEGIQKFVEEIKSKEKWVNVLINNHGVSLGCANIDDCEQTPEGLSKQMFEGETFECWLNTYKINTASYHFTTFAFLPLLAAAKTVGGSPEPGNIVNLSSMSGITKTSQRGQFNYNAGKAATISLSKQQAAEFARRGLGIRVNCICPGYFPSGMTIIPPENNTGSDAHFKEFRNQWGIPLGRPGNAIDYAQCIFGVVTNQYVTGAEIVIDGGWLLEEAF